The Chitinophaga caeni genome segment CCGATATCTTCCCCGAACATCATGGTTTGTAACATCACATTGGCTATTCCCTGGCGTATTTGTAAGCGTAAATGTTCATGATCCCCGTCAAAGTAAACGAGCAATTTGTTGCCGACGAATTTAGTAACCCCGCCGGTATTTTGCCATTCTATGCCCATGCCGATATTGGACTGCTGGTATTCACTGAAATTATTGTAAACGATGATTTCAACTCTCTGTCTGAAAGTAAATTCCATAAATTCTTCCAGGCTGGGTAATTCTTTTTCGGCAACTTGGGCAACATATTTACCTAGCTCCAAACCATTTTGCGAGAAATAAGTATGAAAGTGTTTGGTGGTATAAAATCTCCATTTAAAATTCTTGTATTGAACGCGGTTTTGACCGAAAGTAACAGTATTCGTCTGGGCTTGCGATATCAACGGGCTAATGAATATAATGCCGGAAAGAAATAACCTGGTAATAAATCGGTTCATACAGAAAGTATTGATAATATTGTGATCTAGTCTTAAAAATAGTAAAATTCGTTCAACTATGATTGAAATACAACATTTCACTTATAATCCGTTCCAAGAGAACACCTACTTACTCATCAATGATTTACAGGAATGTATCATTATTGACCCCGGTTGTTATTTTGAAAATGAGCGAAATGAACTACTTCAATATATTGCGAACAGGAAATTAAAAGTCGTGAAGCTATGGAATACGCATTGCCATTTAGATCATATTTTTAGTAATAATTTGGTTTCCAATACTTACGATGTTTTGCCTGTCATCCATCCTTTAGAACAAGTGATTTTGGATCATTCCCAACAAACGGCATTAATGTACGGTTTGCCTTTTCCCCCTTCCCCGCAACCCAATACTTTCTTCGAAGATGGGGAAACAATCACCTGGGGTAAGGATAAAATCCAGGTAATCCTGACGCCGGGCCATTCTCCCGGGAGCGTTTCCTTCTACTGTGCCGAACAAGCATTTTTAATTGCCGGCGACGTTCTTTTTTACGAAAGTGTTGGAAGAACCGATTTTCCCCACTGTAGCCATGCCGATTTAATGGATAGTATAAAGAACAAGTTGTTTTTGTTGCCAGACCAGGTTAAGGTATTTCCAGGACACGGCCCGGCTACTACTATCGGTCATGAAAAGGTTCATAACCCATTTATTTCATAGTTTAAAACGATAAAAGGGAAGCCTATGTTCAATTGGGAGCTTCCCTTTTTAAATAACGGAGAATGAACTTAAAAATTATATGATTTCCAGTAATTTAATATTAACTGCCGGCATTTCGGCGGAATATCCCGACTAAGCGCCTTCTTTCCTTGATCCATACCCAAATTACATAGATAAATACCCCTAACAAGGCGCAGCTTAATTTAACGAAATCCGACGGCACCCGGCGCACGCCCCACCAATATATCGAGAAGATCACCAATCCTAAGAATATATACGAAAGAATAGCCTTTATATCGTAGGGAACATGATAATATTTTTGCCCCAGGAAATAAGTGGCGACCATCATAACGAGGTAACATACCATGGTAGCCCAAGCGCTTCCCAGGAAACCTATTTTCGGTATCAGCCAAATATTCATGCCTACCGTGATAACCGCCCCTAGGATCGTTACAAATGACCCGATCAAGGTCTTGTTCGTAAGTTTATACCAGATGGTGAGATTGTAATATATGCCCAGGCAAACGTACCCGAATGCCAATATAGGTATCACGATTAAGCCTTCCAGGTACTCGGGATGATGCGCGCTATCTACCAGGTATCTTGTCCAAACCGTATCTGCAAATAGCACCACGACTAAAAATATGGCCATACATACAATGGTAAAGAAATACATGACATTTGCGTAAACTTGTTGCGCACTTGATTTGTTGGACTCGTTAAAGAAAAAGGGTTCGGCTCCCATCCTGAATACCTGTATGAATATGTTGATGAGTGCCGCGATCTTGTAACAGGCGCTGTAAATCCCGATAATGGCTTTGTTTTTATCAACAGAATAAGGTAATAAATGATCCAGTAATGCTCGGTCTAATGTTTCATTGACCATGCCGGCCAAACCTACGATGACCAAGGGCAGGGAATAAATCATCATATCCTTCCACAAGCGCTTATTGAACTTGAAATTATAGGATCCAAACTCCTTGTACAACATCAACAAGGTAGCCGTACTAGCAACCAGGTTGGACAGGAAAGCGTAGCCTACAGCGGAAATGGAAGGATTATAGAGAAATAGTAAGAAATGCCCCGGGTGATGCTTTTCTAACCATGGACAAAGTCCTACGAAAAATAAGGTGCTACAAACTTGTATCAGGATGTTGCAAAACTTTATCATGGAAAATTTCATGGCCTTCCCTTCCTGGCGTAAGCGGGCAAAAGGGATGGTGCAAATTGCATCGAAACCGATGATAAAAGCAAACCAAACCACGTATTCAGGATGTTCGCTCATTCTCCATAAATCGGCCATGGGTTGGGAAAACAGGATCATCAAGGAGCTAAGTAGCAAGGTGCTGCCCAGTAGGGAACTTAATGCAGTAGGATACACATCTTTCCGGTATTCATCAGATTGAGAAAAACGGAAATAGGCCGTTTCCATACCGTAAGTGAAGATGACATTCAGGAAAGTTACGTAGGCATAAGCTACCGCGTAATCCCCGAATTGCGCCGTGGTATTAAAAAGGTAAGTCAGACCGAAGGTCAAAAATACATTTAAAAACCGCCCTAAAATGGTTGGAACGCCGTAGATAAGTGTTTGCCCCGTTAATTTTTTTATACTACTCAAAGCCCGAAATTTGTTCAAAAATATAATTTACCTGGAATTGCTTCCTATTATTCCCAATCGCCGGATTTACGCTGTTGTTTCTTGAATGACTGCTTGATCTTACTTTCCTTGCGTTTTTGAATTACCGCTTTCGGAATTTTT includes the following:
- a CDS encoding MBL fold metallo-hydrolase, whose amino-acid sequence is MIEIQHFTYNPFQENTYLLINDLQECIIIDPGCYFENERNELLQYIANRKLKVVKLWNTHCHLDHIFSNNLVSNTYDVLPVIHPLEQVILDHSQQTALMYGLPFPPSPQPNTFFEDGETITWGKDKIQVILTPGHSPGSVSFYCAEQAFLIAGDVLFYESVGRTDFPHCSHADLMDSIKNKLFLLPDQVKVFPGHGPATTIGHEKVHNPFIS
- a CDS encoding lipopolysaccharide biosynthesis protein — translated: MSSIKKLTGQTLIYGVPTILGRFLNVFLTFGLTYLFNTTAQFGDYAVAYAYVTFLNVIFTYGMETAYFRFSQSDEYRKDVYPTALSSLLGSTLLLSSLMILFSQPMADLWRMSEHPEYVVWFAFIIGFDAICTIPFARLRQEGKAMKFSMIKFCNILIQVCSTLFFVGLCPWLEKHHPGHFLLFLYNPSISAVGYAFLSNLVASTATLLMLYKEFGSYNFKFNKRLWKDMMIYSLPLVIVGLAGMVNETLDRALLDHLLPYSVDKNKAIIGIYSACYKIAALINIFIQVFRMGAEPFFFNESNKSSAQQVYANVMYFFTIVCMAIFLVVVLFADTVWTRYLVDSAHHPEYLEGLIVIPILAFGYVCLGIYYNLTIWYKLTNKTLIGSFVTILGAVITVGMNIWLIPKIGFLGSAWATMVCYLVMMVATYFLGQKYYHVPYDIKAILSYIFLGLVIFSIYWWGVRRVPSDFVKLSCALLGVFIYVIWVWIKERRRLVGIFRRNAGS